One stretch of Labrenzia sp. CE80 DNA includes these proteins:
- a CDS encoding ribose-phosphate pyrophosphokinase, translating into MKIVAGNSNRALAEEISKYLDVPLAKCLVRRFADQEIFVEIQENVRGEDVFIVQPTSYPANDHLMELLIIIDALRRSSARRITAVLPYFGYARQDRRASGRTPISAKLVANLITEAGADRILTLDLHAGQIQGFFDIPTDNLFAAPVMTRDIKERYATDNVMVVSPDVGGVVRARALAKRIEAPLSIVDKRRDKPGESEVMNIIGDVDGFDCILVDDIVDSGGTLCNAADALLAQGAKSVTAYITHGVLSGGAVARVSSSRLKELVITNSIEPTAAITAASNIRAISIAPLLGEAINRTALEKSVSSLFV; encoded by the coding sequence ATGAAAATCGTCGCGGGCAATTCCAATCGCGCCCTCGCAGAAGAGATCTCGAAATATCTGGACGTCCCGTTGGCAAAATGCCTGGTACGCCGGTTCGCAGATCAGGAAATCTTCGTCGAGATCCAGGAAAACGTACGCGGTGAAGACGTCTTCATCGTTCAGCCGACCAGTTACCCAGCCAACGACCATCTGATGGAACTGCTCATCATCATCGATGCGTTGCGCAGATCTTCGGCCCGCCGCATCACGGCTGTGCTGCCATACTTCGGCTACGCCCGCCAGGATCGCCGGGCATCGGGCCGTACGCCCATCTCTGCCAAGCTCGTCGCCAATCTGATCACCGAAGCCGGCGCCGACCGTATTCTAACCCTCGATCTCCACGCCGGTCAGATTCAGGGCTTCTTCGACATTCCCACCGACAACCTTTTTGCCGCGCCGGTGATGACCCGCGACATCAAGGAGCGCTATGCGACCGACAATGTCATGGTCGTCTCGCCCGATGTCGGCGGCGTGGTCCGTGCCCGTGCGCTCGCCAAGCGCATCGAAGCGCCGCTCTCCATCGTCGACAAGCGTCGTGACAAGCCTGGAGAATCCGAAGTCATGAACATCATCGGTGATGTCGATGGCTTCGACTGCATCCTGGTGGATGACATCGTCGACAGTGGTGGCACGCTTTGCAATGCGGCCGACGCGCTTCTGGCACAAGGCGCCAAGTCCGTCACCGCCTACATCACACACGGTGTTCTGTCCGGGGGCGCCGTCGCGCGCGTCTCGTCTTCCCGGCTCAAGGAACTGGTGATCACCAACTCCATCGAGCCCACTGCGGCAATCACCGCAGCATCGAACATCCGCGCCATCTCGATTGCGCCGCTTCTTGGCGAAGCGATCAATCGCACCGCGCTCGAAAAGTCCGTTTCAAGCCTGTTTGTCTAA
- a CDS encoding Xaa-Pro peptidase family protein, whose product MALHFTSDEYAARMNRLTARMAEEKLDAMLLFAQESMYWLTGYDTFGFCFFQCLVVTADGRKLLLTRSADQRQARHTSNLSDIRIWMDRGEANPVSQLKELLFEMDLLGARIGVEYDTQGMTGAIGLELNEQLTSFADLKDSSSLIPMLRAVKSAEEIAYVREAAALADRAFDAAMEEIRPGADEGRILAAMQGAIFEGGGDYPGNEFVIGSGRDALLCRYKSGRRTLDADDQITLEWAGSYRHYHAALMRTVIVGRPTSRHEEMYAATRDALTAVEEKLRPGCTFGDLFEAHSSAMDRHDMMAHRLNACGYSLGARFTPSWMDPPMAFKDNPAIIEPNMVIFQHMILMDSVTETAMTLGRTYLTTEGEPESLSSLPLDLPVKSG is encoded by the coding sequence ATGGCCCTGCATTTCACATCGGACGAATATGCCGCGCGCATGAACAGACTGACGGCGCGCATGGCGGAGGAAAAACTCGACGCCATGCTGCTGTTTGCGCAAGAGAGCATGTACTGGCTGACCGGTTACGACACCTTCGGCTTTTGCTTCTTTCAGTGCCTGGTGGTGACCGCCGATGGCAGGAAGCTGCTTCTGACCCGGTCCGCCGACCAGCGTCAGGCCCGCCATACGTCGAACCTTTCGGACATTCGCATCTGGATGGACAGGGGCGAGGCCAACCCGGTCAGCCAGCTGAAGGAACTTCTGTTCGAGATGGATCTGCTGGGTGCCAGGATCGGTGTTGAGTATGACACCCAGGGTATGACCGGCGCCATCGGCCTCGAACTGAATGAACAACTCACGAGCTTCGCCGACCTGAAGGACAGCTCGTCTCTCATACCCATGTTGCGAGCGGTAAAGAGCGCCGAGGAGATTGCCTACGTCCGCGAGGCGGCAGCTTTAGCCGACCGCGCGTTTGACGCCGCCATGGAGGAAATACGTCCGGGCGCAGATGAAGGCCGCATTCTTGCGGCAATGCAGGGCGCCATTTTCGAAGGCGGCGGCGACTATCCCGGCAACGAGTTCGTCATCGGCTCGGGCCGTGATGCCCTTTTGTGCCGTTACAAGTCCGGACGCAGGACACTCGACGCCGACGATCAGATCACGCTCGAATGGGCAGGCAGCTATCGGCACTACCACGCTGCGCTCATGCGCACGGTCATCGTCGGCAGGCCGACCAGCCGGCACGAAGAGATGTATGCCGCCACTCGCGATGCACTGACGGCCGTGGAGGAAAAGCTGCGGCCCGGCTGTACCTTCGGCGATCTCTTTGAGGCCCATTCCTCTGCCATGGACCGCCACGACATGATGGCCCACCGCCTCAACGCCTGCGGCTACTCCCTTGGCGCAAGGTTCACCCCGAGCTGGATGGATCCACCCATGGCGTTCAAGGACAATCCTGCGATCATCGAACCGAACATGGTCATCTTCCAGCACATGATCCTGATGGATTCGGTGACCGAAACGGCAATGACGCTCGGGCGCACCTACCTGACCACAGAGGGCGAACCGGAAAGCCTTTCCAGCCTGCCACTCGACCTGCCGGTCAAGTCGGGCTAA
- the pgeF gene encoding peptidoglycan editing factor PgeF, which translates to MIQSDDLRSAGIRHGFFTRNGGVSSGIYGSLNIGLGSDDDREKVLENRKRVASRLDVEANLLVTPHQIHSPSVITVEGPWAADADRKADALVTSQHGLAIGIATADCGPVLFADTEAGVIGAAHSGWKGAVGGILENTLAAMEQLGATRSNVTAVLGPTISQEAYEVGPEFHDRFIAEKATSARYFIPSEKPDHHMFDLPGFIVDRLSEAGVGAVQDLGLCTYADEDKFYSYRRTTHRGEPDYGRLISAIVLTGN; encoded by the coding sequence GTGATCCAGTCTGACGATCTGCGCAGCGCAGGCATCCGGCACGGGTTCTTTACCCGAAACGGCGGCGTGTCTTCCGGCATCTATGGCAGCCTCAACATCGGTCTTGGCTCGGACGACGATCGCGAAAAGGTGCTCGAAAACCGCAAGCGGGTCGCCTCCAGGCTGGATGTCGAGGCCAACCTTTTGGTGACGCCGCATCAAATACACTCTCCAAGCGTCATAACGGTTGAAGGGCCGTGGGCGGCGGACGCGGATCGGAAAGCCGACGCACTGGTCACGAGCCAACACGGCCTTGCCATCGGCATCGCGACGGCAGATTGCGGTCCGGTGCTCTTTGCCGATACGGAGGCAGGTGTCATCGGTGCGGCCCATTCAGGCTGGAAGGGCGCCGTCGGCGGCATTCTCGAAAACACCCTCGCGGCCATGGAGCAGCTCGGCGCCACGCGCTCGAACGTCACCGCGGTACTCGGTCCGACGATTTCCCAAGAGGCCTATGAGGTCGGGCCGGAATTCCACGACAGGTTTATCGCCGAGAAGGCAACCAGCGCCCGCTATTTCATTCCGTCCGAGAAGCCTGACCACCATATGTTCGATCTGCCTGGCTTTATCGTTGACCGGCTGAGCGAAGCCGGTGTCGGAGCCGTTCAAGATCTCGGCCTGTGCACCTACGCGGACGAAGACAAGTTCTATTCCTACCGGCGCACGACCCACCGCGGCGAGCCGGACTATGGCCGACTGATCTCTGCAATCGTTCTGACGGGAAACTGA